A DNA window from Vigna angularis cultivar LongXiaoDou No.4 chromosome 1, ASM1680809v1, whole genome shotgun sequence contains the following coding sequences:
- the LOC128194977 gene encoding uncharacterized protein LOC128194977, which yields MESCFCGIKTLSFALSFHPSIFHPSICNLFILHQIASYSCDNTHKEQALENALSVADPSLSYSLSQRHDLEVAPIFSKIHTYNCVFGGQPSSFFQAASGVPKPLKIPSACGWSVLRATKEREE from the exons ATGGAGTCTTGTTTTTGTGGTATCAAAACCCTCTCCTTCGCTCTCTCTTTTCACCCTTCAATCTTTCATCCATCAATTTGCAACCTTTTCATTTTGCACCAAATTGCATCATACTCGTGTGACAACACGCATAAGGAACAAGCTCTTGAAAACGCCCTCTCTGTCGCTGACCCATCACTCTCTTACTCTCTCAGCCAGCGTCACGACCTTGAAGTTGCTCCGATTTTCTCCAAAATTCATACTTATAATTGTGTCTTCGGTGGCCAACCCTCATCTTTTTTTCAG GCTGCTTCGGGAGTTCCTAAACCCTTAAAGATCCCTTCTGCATGTGGTTGGAGTGTGCTGCGTGCAACCAAGGAGAGGGAAGAATAA